In one window of Brassica rapa cultivar Chiifu-401-42 chromosome A07, CAAS_Brap_v3.01, whole genome shotgun sequence DNA:
- the LOC103829489 gene encoding protein TRANSPARENT TESTA 9 isoform X2 has translation MEKQVMGEFVRILRVSKTVAVSVQLLQTMSIMIQNLTSDQAIYYLFSNEYVNYLITYTFDFQHEELLSYYISFLRAVSGKLNRHTISLLLKTENDVVVSFPLYVQGIQFAFHEENMIRTAVRALTLNVYHVGDESVNDYVVSQPHTEYFSKLVSFFQKQCMDLSAMVLNTLKSPSPESGGKLFSAVDGIEDTLYYFSDVISAGIPDIERLVTDHILQHLTLPLLLPSLCSEAVNDISVDPVTSLYLLCCILRIVKIKDLANITAASLFCPVKAFISSSLVKPNSSLAPEHPRFGNGHPDNGVVEEADQQCSSTEVLNEDGDCNENTTKSTFNNSHITFRETLLQYISEGDDVQAQGSLFVLATLLQTKELEESVLDAFGILPQRKQHKKLLLQSLVGEDSGEEQLFSPQNGSMRDGLSSELDWCLRKLEEQFGVCCSLHGAAMCPRVHRHQVVDALVSLLCRENISAETLWDGGWLLRQLLPYSEAEFNRKHLKILNDSYEKCKNALTQEIKGTWPDLLIRVLLDEWKKCKKVIEAPSPQKEPKSVILQLDRSACNENTVSESSFTAGEKLCEVIKVFVLLHQLKIFSLGRPLPEQPPIHPPADRSETSRATTAGLDLTVPKPGTEVKLVDAVPCRIAFERGKERNFSFLALSSSSGVSGWIVLAEESLLKPDHGTVRVTAPLAGCNPRIDEKHPKWLHLRIRPSTLPFLDPTKRGVYEKLKSKGLVDGRWTLAFRDDDSCSSACSMVVHEIDLQCREVERRLKPLFDLDRNHLDQSNVTSHAFSSSTSSS, from the exons ATGGAGAAGCAAGTCATGGGAGAGTTTGTACGTATACTGAGGGTTAGCAAAACAGTTGCAGTTTCTGTCCAGCTGTTGCAAACCATGAGTATTATGATCCAAAACCTCACTAGTGACCAAGCCATCT ACTACTTGTTCAGTAACGAATATGTAAACTATTTGATAACGTATACATTTGACTTCCAACATGAAGAGCTTCTATCTTACTACATTTCCTTCCTAAG AGCTGTTAGTGGGAAACTCAACAGGCATACAATATCGTTGCTTCTCAAGACTGAGAAC GATGTTGTAGTTTCTTTTCCCCTTTATGTCCAAGGCATTCAATTTGCGTTTCATGAAGAGAACATGATACGCACTGCAGTTCGTGCCCTGACTCTTAATGTATATCACG TTGGCGATGAATCTGTGAATGATTATGTAGTTAGTCAACCACACAccgagtacttttcgaaattaGTTTCGTTTTTTCAAAAGCAATGCATGGATCTAAGCGCAATGGTGTTGAACACGCTAAA GAGTCCATCCCCAGAATCGGGTGGAAAACTGTTTTCTGCCGTTGATGGGATTGAGGACACCTTGTACTACTTTAGTGATGTTATCTCTGCTGGCATACCTGACATCGAGAGGCTTGTAACAGATCACATTCTGCAGCATCTAACTCTCCCACTTCTTCTCCCCTCTCTATGCTCTGAGGCTGTAAAT GATATATCAGTCGATCCTGTCACTTCTCTCTATTTGCTTTGCTGCATCCTTCGGatagttaaaataaaagatttggCAAATATAACCGCTGCTAGTCTTTTCTGCCCTGTTAAGGCTTTCATTTCAAGTTCGCTAGTAAAACCTAATAGTAGCCTGGCTCCTGAACACCCTAGATTTGGGAATGGGCATCCAGACAATGGTGTTGTTGAGGAAGCAGATCAACAGTGTTCAAGCACTGAAGTCTTGAATGAGGATGGAGATTGCAATGAAAATACTACAAAAAGTACCTTCAACAATTCGCATATTACATTTAG GGAGACTTTACTTCAATATATTTCTGAGGGGGATGATGTGCAAGCTCAGGGTTCCTTGTTTGTGCTAGCCACTTTGTTGCAGACAAAAG AACTTGAAGAGTCAGTGCTAGATGCTTTCGGCATTCTTCCTCAGCGTAAGCAGCACAAAAAACTTCTACTG CAATCTTTGGTTGGGGAGGACTCTGGTGAAGAACAACTGTTTTCACCGCAAAATGGATCTATGAGAGATGGCTTAAGTAGCGAACTTGATTGGTGTCTACGGAAGCTGGAG GAGCAGTTTGGAGTTTGCTGTTCATTGCATGGGGCTGCAATGTGCCCCCGTGTACATAGACATCAG GTGGTGGATGCATTGGTGAGTCTTCTCTGCCGTGAAAACATATCTGCAGAAACATTATGGGATGGAGGATGGCTTTTACGCCAATTGCTTCCTTATAGCGAGGCAGAATTTAATCGTAAACATCTCAAGATACTGAAT GATTCATATGAGAAATGCAAAAATGCACTAACCCAGGAGATCAAAGGTACATGGCCTGATCTACTCATCAGGGTACTGCTTGATGAATGgaaaaaatgcaaaaaag TGATCGAAGCTCCATCCCCTCAAAAAGAGCCTAAATCTGTTATTCTCCAGCTGGATAGATCCGCTTGTAATG AAAACACTGTTAGCGAATCATCATTCACAGCAGGTGAAAAATTGTGCGAGGTGATAAAG GTTTTTGTGCTTCTTCATCAACTCAAGATCTTCTCGCTTGGTAGGCCCTTGCCAGAGCAGCCTCCTATCCATCCTCCTGCCGACAGATCTGAAACGTCTCGTGCCACAACTGCTGGTTTGGACCTTACGGTCCCCAAACCTGGCACCGAAGTGAAGCTAG TTGATGCTGTACCCTGTAGGATTGCGTTTGAAAGAGGCAAGGAGCGCAATTTCTCGTTTCTagcattatcatcatcatctggtGTGTCTGGGTGGATTGTCCTTGCTGAAGAATCACTTTTGAAGCCAGATCATGGAACCGTTCGTGTTACCGCACCTTTAGCCGGCTGCAAT cctCGAATAGATGAAAAGCACCCAAAATGGCTACACTTGAGAATCCGACCATCGACGTTACCTTTCTTAGATCCAACAAAGCGAGGAGTCTATGAGAAGCTCAAGTCAAAAGGTCTAGTAGACGGGAGATGGACATTAGCATTCAGAGACGATGACTCTTGTAGCTCTGCTTGCTCCATGGTTGTACACGAGATCGATTTACAATGCAGAGAGGTTGAAAGAAGGTTAAAGCCGTTGTTTGATCTCGACAGAAACCACCTAGATCAATCAAACGTTACTTCACATGCCTTCTCTTCATCAACTTCCTCCAGCTGA
- the LOC103829492 gene encoding microfibrillar-associated protein 1A, which produces MSVTAGVRDVALATRAKLQGGIGQTRVGRYWPGKAPEWAKEDHDHDDDHHLGIHKKKKVDVLDDELDQRDKDDDPRLRRLGQVRADHRRVREAAEVVSTEEEETIEKEEEEDVEALEERRRRIREKNLKRTREEADLMLPLEDEDEEEVQEEEESEYETDSEYEMFGFKMIKPVFVPKAERDTIEERERMEAEEEALEELAKKKLEMRKIETKAIVVEEVRKDEERRKNAILEEDANLGDVETDDETNEAEEYEAWKTRELGKIKREKEARGAILREKEEVDKLRNMTEEERKEWERDNNPKPSSSEKPKKKWKFMQRYYHKGAYFQEQGSDETDVIFQRDYSAPTGVDKLDKSVLREVMQVKKFGRSGGTKWTHLVKEDTTYGGKNKKDETKDWNDPWVSNVFLRQKYNKRMAAMDAPIARPKGSKRMKAW; this is translated from the coding sequence ATGTCGGTCACAGCAGGAGTTAGAGATGTTGCACTTGCGACTAGGGCAAAACTACAAGGTGGGATTGGTCAGACTAGAGTGGGGAGATATTGGCCTGGAAAAGCTCCCGAGTGGGCCAAGGAAGATCATGATCATGATGATGATCATCATCTTGGGatacacaagaagaagaaggttgaTGTTTTGGATGATGAGTTGGATCAGAGGGACAAGGATGATGATCCAAGGCTGCGCCGTTTAGGTCAAGTTAGAGCTGATCATCGGCGAGTTAGAGAGGCGGCTGAGGTTGTGTctacagaagaagaagagactatagagaaggaggaggaagaagatgtaGAAGCCTTGGAAGAAAGAAGACGCAGAATTAGAGAAAAGAATCTTAAAAGAACTCGAGAGGAGGCTGATCTAATGCTTCCTctggaagatgaagatgaagaagaggtaCAAGAGGAGGAAGAGTCAGAGTACGAGACTGATTCAGAATACGAGATGTTCGGTTTCAAGATGATCAAGCCTGTCTTTGTACCGAAAGCTGAGAGGGATACAATAGAGGAACGTGAGAGGATGGAGgctgaagaagaagctcttGAGGAACTAGCAAAGAAGAAGCTTGAGATGAGGAAGATTGAGACCAAGGCAATAGTGGTTGAAGAAGTTAGAAAAGACGAAGAGAGACGCAAGAACGCGATACTGGAAGAAGATGCAAATCTTGGAGATGTTGAGACTGATGATGAGACCAATGAAGCTGAAGAGTACGAAGCTTGGAAGACAAGGGAGCTTGGTAAGatcaagagagagaaagaagcaaGGGGAGCTATATTgagagagaaggaagaagtAGACAAGTTGAGGAACATGACAGAAGAGGAGAGGAAAGAATGGGAGAGGGATAACAATCCCAAGCCATCTTCATCAGAGAAACCGAAAAAGAAGTGGAAGTTTATGCAAAGATACTACCACAAGGGTGCCTACTTCCAAGAGCAAGGATCTGATGAAACTGATGTTATATTTCAACGTGATTACTCTGCTCCAACAGGAGTAGATAAGCTGGACAAGTCGGTTCTGCGAGAAGTCATGCAGGTGAAGAAATTTGGTCGGAGTGGAGGAACTAAGTGGACTCACCTTGTTAAAGAGGATACAACATATGGtggcaaaaacaaaaaagatgaAACAAAGGATTGGAATGACCCTTGGGTCTCTAATGTTTTTCTACGACAAAAGTACAATAAGAGAATGGCGGCCATGGATGCTCCTATTGCAAGACCGAAGGGTAGCAAGAGGATGAAAGCTTGGTGA
- the LOC103829489 gene encoding protein TRANSPARENT TESTA 9 isoform X1 — MWFSFLRPRDRFSLLELRHLTEQLTKIQIVNETNKDLVVEALRSIAEILTYGDQHDPSFFEFFMEKQVMGEFVRILRVSKTVAVSVQLLQTMSIMIQNLTSDQAIYYLFSNEYVNYLITYTFDFQHEELLSYYISFLRAVSGKLNRHTISLLLKTENDVVVSFPLYVQGIQFAFHEENMIRTAVRALTLNVYHVGDESVNDYVVSQPHTEYFSKLVSFFQKQCMDLSAMVLNTLKSPSPESGGKLFSAVDGIEDTLYYFSDVISAGIPDIERLVTDHILQHLTLPLLLPSLCSEAVNDISVDPVTSLYLLCCILRIVKIKDLANITAASLFCPVKAFISSSLVKPNSSLAPEHPRFGNGHPDNGVVEEADQQCSSTEVLNEDGDCNENTTKSTFNNSHITFRETLLQYISEGDDVQAQGSLFVLATLLQTKELEESVLDAFGILPQRKQHKKLLLQSLVGEDSGEEQLFSPQNGSMRDGLSSELDWCLRKLEEQFGVCCSLHGAAMCPRVHRHQVVDALVSLLCRENISAETLWDGGWLLRQLLPYSEAEFNRKHLKILNDSYEKCKNALTQEIKGTWPDLLIRVLLDEWKKCKKVIEAPSPQKEPKSVILQLDRSACNENTVSESSFTAGEKLCEVIKVFVLLHQLKIFSLGRPLPEQPPIHPPADRSETSRATTAGLDLTVPKPGTEVKLVDAVPCRIAFERGKERNFSFLALSSSSGVSGWIVLAEESLLKPDHGTVRVTAPLAGCNPRIDEKHPKWLHLRIRPSTLPFLDPTKRGVYEKLKSKGLVDGRWTLAFRDDDSCSSACSMVVHEIDLQCREVERRLKPLFDLDRNHLDQSNVTSHAFSSSTSSS, encoded by the exons CATGACCCCTCTTTCTTTGA ATTTTTTATGGAGAAGCAAGTCATGGGAGAGTTTGTACGTATACTGAGGGTTAGCAAAACAGTTGCAGTTTCTGTCCAGCTGTTGCAAACCATGAGTATTATGATCCAAAACCTCACTAGTGACCAAGCCATCT ACTACTTGTTCAGTAACGAATATGTAAACTATTTGATAACGTATACATTTGACTTCCAACATGAAGAGCTTCTATCTTACTACATTTCCTTCCTAAG AGCTGTTAGTGGGAAACTCAACAGGCATACAATATCGTTGCTTCTCAAGACTGAGAAC GATGTTGTAGTTTCTTTTCCCCTTTATGTCCAAGGCATTCAATTTGCGTTTCATGAAGAGAACATGATACGCACTGCAGTTCGTGCCCTGACTCTTAATGTATATCACG TTGGCGATGAATCTGTGAATGATTATGTAGTTAGTCAACCACACAccgagtacttttcgaaattaGTTTCGTTTTTTCAAAAGCAATGCATGGATCTAAGCGCAATGGTGTTGAACACGCTAAA GAGTCCATCCCCAGAATCGGGTGGAAAACTGTTTTCTGCCGTTGATGGGATTGAGGACACCTTGTACTACTTTAGTGATGTTATCTCTGCTGGCATACCTGACATCGAGAGGCTTGTAACAGATCACATTCTGCAGCATCTAACTCTCCCACTTCTTCTCCCCTCTCTATGCTCTGAGGCTGTAAAT GATATATCAGTCGATCCTGTCACTTCTCTCTATTTGCTTTGCTGCATCCTTCGGatagttaaaataaaagatttggCAAATATAACCGCTGCTAGTCTTTTCTGCCCTGTTAAGGCTTTCATTTCAAGTTCGCTAGTAAAACCTAATAGTAGCCTGGCTCCTGAACACCCTAGATTTGGGAATGGGCATCCAGACAATGGTGTTGTTGAGGAAGCAGATCAACAGTGTTCAAGCACTGAAGTCTTGAATGAGGATGGAGATTGCAATGAAAATACTACAAAAAGTACCTTCAACAATTCGCATATTACATTTAG GGAGACTTTACTTCAATATATTTCTGAGGGGGATGATGTGCAAGCTCAGGGTTCCTTGTTTGTGCTAGCCACTTTGTTGCAGACAAAAG AACTTGAAGAGTCAGTGCTAGATGCTTTCGGCATTCTTCCTCAGCGTAAGCAGCACAAAAAACTTCTACTG CAATCTTTGGTTGGGGAGGACTCTGGTGAAGAACAACTGTTTTCACCGCAAAATGGATCTATGAGAGATGGCTTAAGTAGCGAACTTGATTGGTGTCTACGGAAGCTGGAG GAGCAGTTTGGAGTTTGCTGTTCATTGCATGGGGCTGCAATGTGCCCCCGTGTACATAGACATCAG GTGGTGGATGCATTGGTGAGTCTTCTCTGCCGTGAAAACATATCTGCAGAAACATTATGGGATGGAGGATGGCTTTTACGCCAATTGCTTCCTTATAGCGAGGCAGAATTTAATCGTAAACATCTCAAGATACTGAAT GATTCATATGAGAAATGCAAAAATGCACTAACCCAGGAGATCAAAGGTACATGGCCTGATCTACTCATCAGGGTACTGCTTGATGAATGgaaaaaatgcaaaaaag TGATCGAAGCTCCATCCCCTCAAAAAGAGCCTAAATCTGTTATTCTCCAGCTGGATAGATCCGCTTGTAATG AAAACACTGTTAGCGAATCATCATTCACAGCAGGTGAAAAATTGTGCGAGGTGATAAAG GTTTTTGTGCTTCTTCATCAACTCAAGATCTTCTCGCTTGGTAGGCCCTTGCCAGAGCAGCCTCCTATCCATCCTCCTGCCGACAGATCTGAAACGTCTCGTGCCACAACTGCTGGTTTGGACCTTACGGTCCCCAAACCTGGCACCGAAGTGAAGCTAG TTGATGCTGTACCCTGTAGGATTGCGTTTGAAAGAGGCAAGGAGCGCAATTTCTCGTTTCTagcattatcatcatcatctggtGTGTCTGGGTGGATTGTCCTTGCTGAAGAATCACTTTTGAAGCCAGATCATGGAACCGTTCGTGTTACCGCACCTTTAGCCGGCTGCAAT cctCGAATAGATGAAAAGCACCCAAAATGGCTACACTTGAGAATCCGACCATCGACGTTACCTTTCTTAGATCCAACAAAGCGAGGAGTCTATGAGAAGCTCAAGTCAAAAGGTCTAGTAGACGGGAGATGGACATTAGCATTCAGAGACGATGACTCTTGTAGCTCTGCTTGCTCCATGGTTGTACACGAGATCGATTTACAATGCAGAGAGGTTGAAAGAAGGTTAAAGCCGTTGTTTGATCTCGACAGAAACCACCTAGATCAATCAAACGTTACTTCACATGCCTTCTCTTCATCAACTTCCTCCAGCTGA